From Natranaerovirga hydrolytica, the proteins below share one genomic window:
- a CDS encoding aldo/keto reductase, whose product MNSLTDTFTLHNGVKIPCIGFGTWQTPDGKTAVQSVKDALELGYRHIDTAAAYGNEESIGKGIKESGIKREEIFVTSKLQNPEHGYESTLAAFEETMKRLDLECLDLYLIHWPNPIKFRDHWEEANAGTWKAFEELYEAGRIKSIGISNFRPHHIDALLKTAKIVPMVNQIKLCPGETQPETVEYCRKNNILLEAYSPLGTGKVFEVEEMKALAQKYNKTIAQICVRWCLENEYLPLPKSVHKSRIEENARVFDFKLSQEDVDLIANLTGCCGKTHDPDKTNF is encoded by the coding sequence ATGAATTCATTAACAGATACGTTTACATTGCACAACGGGGTGAAAATTCCTTGTATTGGTTTTGGTACTTGGCAGACACCAGATGGAAAAACGGCAGTCCAGTCAGTAAAGGACGCACTTGAATTAGGCTATAGGCACATTGATACAGCAGCAGCGTATGGCAATGAAGAAAGTATTGGCAAAGGAATAAAAGAAAGTGGTATTAAAAGGGAAGAAATATTTGTTACCAGCAAGTTGCAAAATCCAGAACATGGATATGAATCCACATTAGCAGCATTTGAAGAAACAATGAAGCGCTTGGATTTAGAGTGTTTAGATTTATACTTGATTCATTGGCCCAACCCAATTAAATTTAGAGACCATTGGGAAGAAGCCAATGCAGGCACGTGGAAAGCTTTTGAAGAATTATATGAAGCAGGAAGAATAAAATCAATCGGTATTAGTAATTTCAGACCACATCATATAGATGCGTTATTAAAAACAGCAAAAATTGTACCAATGGTTAATCAAATAAAATTATGTCCAGGAGAAACACAACCAGAAACAGTAGAATATTGTAGAAAAAATAATATTTTATTGGAAGCATATAGCCCATTAGGGACTGGAAAGGTTTTTGAAGTAGAAGAAATGAAAGCGCTGGCTCAAAAATATAACAAAACCATTGCACAAATTTGTGTGCGTTGGTGTTTAGAAAACGAGTATCTGCCTCTTCCAAAGTCAGTGCACAAATCTAGAATTGAAGAAAATGCACGAGTATTTGATTTTAAATTAAGCCAAGAAGATGTGGATTTAATAGCTAATTTAACAGGTTGTTGTGGAAAAACTCACGATCCTGATAAAACTAATTTTTAA
- a CDS encoding chloride channel protein, with product MKKIYGYVSWYMIKWLIVATLVGIGGGLSAVALKKSIDFIGNIGDLFPLWVAPIIGSIIVTRMYMADECSSGFGTDYYLKEVNEGKDVLKIRTLFTKLVATAATIGFKGSGGVEGPMLVMGGSVANRILKIPFLNRAFSKDDKRTLIICGAAGAIGAMFRSPLGGGIFVVEILYKSSLNYGDLFPSMLSSTMGFVAYSMIADPSPMFDIPNYLPNVYNVPFFILAAIIAAILSLIFMSVFKGVQKLFERLPDKTKAIQPILGAIITGIIIYNIPNVYGTGTNYIQEMIHTQFPIQLLVLMFIGKVLATSFTVASGGSAGLVIPALFIGAIAGNGLSALLAVGDVGLSSSLVIAGMSASLASVANVPIAAAIMLVEMVGLRLGVPATIGSIIGYILAQSKVIYGVTSPEQRQFVELQKLRQDDAQEGGH from the coding sequence ATGAAAAAAATATATGGTTATGTCAGTTGGTATATGATTAAGTGGCTTATTGTAGCTACATTGGTGGGAATTGGTGGTGGTTTGTCAGCAGTTGCGCTCAAAAAATCAATAGATTTTATTGGAAACATCGGAGATTTATTTCCGTTATGGGTTGCGCCTATTATTGGTAGTATTATAGTAACTAGAATGTATATGGCAGATGAATGCTCTAGTGGATTTGGAACAGATTATTATCTGAAAGAAGTTAATGAAGGCAAAGATGTTTTGAAAATAAGAACGCTATTTACTAAACTGGTAGCAACTGCAGCAACCATTGGCTTTAAAGGTAGTGGTGGTGTAGAAGGACCTATGCTTGTAATGGGCGGTAGTGTAGCCAATAGAATATTAAAAATACCATTCCTAAATAGAGCCTTTAGTAAAGATGATAAAAGAACATTAATTATATGTGGTGCCGCAGGAGCAATAGGCGCTATGTTTAGATCGCCTTTAGGTGGTGGAATTTTTGTAGTGGAGATATTATATAAATCCTCTTTGAATTATGGAGATTTATTTCCGTCAATGCTTTCGTCAACCATGGGATTTGTTGCATATAGTATGATAGCAGATCCGTCACCAATGTTTGATATACCTAATTACTTGCCAAATGTATATAATGTACCGTTCTTTATTTTGGCAGCAATTATTGCAGCAATCCTCTCTTTGATATTTATGAGTGTTTTCAAGGGCGTTCAAAAATTATTTGAACGATTACCCGATAAAACAAAAGCAATACAACCTATTTTGGGAGCAATAATAACAGGTATTATTATTTATAATATTCCAAATGTATATGGGACAGGAACCAATTATATCCAAGAAATGATTCATACGCAATTTCCAATACAGTTATTGGTTTTAATGTTCATCGGAAAAGTTCTTGCCACATCATTTACAGTTGCATCAGGAGGGAGTGCAGGACTTGTCATTCCAGCATTATTTATTGGAGCCATAGCGGGGAATGGATTATCTGCTCTCTTAGCAGTAGGGGATGTTGGATTATCTTCGTCCTTGGTAATTGCTGGTATGTCAGCAAGTCTAGCGAGTGTTGCTAATGTTCCTATAGCAGCAGCTATAATGTTAGTAGAAATGGTAGGTTTGCGGCTAGGTGTGCCTGCAACTATAGGAAGTATTATAGGTTATATTCTAGCCCAAAGCAAGGTTATATATGGTGTAACATCTCCAGAACAAAGACAGTTTGTAGAGCTTCAGAAGTTGCGTCAAGATGATGCTCAAGAAGGCGGCCATTGA
- a CDS encoding ABC transporter ATP-binding protein has product MIKKLLSYLGEYKKYTILTPLCMVGEVTMELLIPLAMAASIDTGVLGDGGMSYTLRMGTLIIIMAIISLGFGVLGGKYAAKASMGLAKNVREGLFDKVQDFSFSNVDKFTTASLVTRLTTDVTNTQNAFMMIIRMAVRAPIMLVGATIMAVYLNARLSLVFFLAIPILALALYLIMSKAHPRFLNMLKSYDALNSNIQEGLIGARVVKAFVREDYEKERFVEKADDARKAQVLAEKLIILNMPIMQLVMYTCIVAVLWFGGNMVIDGSFEIGVLTGFINYITQILMALMMLSMVFIMIVISKASVTRIIEVLEDDVDLKETTTDSSIDLKDSSIEFKNVNFSYGRDKDNLTLENINIKINSGETIGIVGGTGSAKTTLVQLIPRLYDVLKGEVIVGGHNVKDYGFETLRNEVGMVLQNNVLFSGTIKENLKWGNEKASDEEIIEACQWAKAHEFIMSFPKGYKTDLGQGGVNVSGGQKQRLCIARALLKKPKIIILDDSTSAVDTATDSAIRKAFREQLKGTTKLIIAQRITSIEDAHRIIVLNDGKINGFDSHDNLLKHNEIYQEIYESQQKGV; this is encoded by the coding sequence ATGATAAAAAAATTATTGTCTTATTTAGGCGAATATAAAAAATACACAATTCTAACACCACTTTGTATGGTTGGTGAAGTGACAATGGAACTCCTTATTCCTTTAGCTATGGCTGCAAGTATAGATACAGGTGTTTTAGGAGATGGAGGAATGAGTTATACCCTTAGAATGGGGACTTTAATTATAATCATGGCCATAATTTCTCTTGGTTTTGGCGTACTAGGTGGTAAATACGCAGCCAAAGCCAGTATGGGATTGGCTAAAAATGTAAGGGAAGGATTATTTGATAAAGTACAAGATTTTTCTTTTTCTAATGTGGATAAATTTACTACCGCTTCATTAGTGACAAGACTGACAACAGATGTGACCAATACACAAAATGCGTTTATGATGATTATTAGAATGGCTGTTAGAGCCCCTATAATGCTTGTTGGAGCTACGATTATGGCCGTATATCTCAATGCAAGATTGTCACTTGTTTTCTTTTTGGCCATTCCAATATTAGCATTGGCATTATACTTAATTATGAGCAAAGCACATCCAAGGTTTTTGAACATGCTTAAAAGTTATGACGCCCTTAATTCAAATATTCAAGAAGGCTTAATTGGAGCAAGAGTTGTAAAAGCATTTGTTCGTGAAGATTATGAAAAGGAAAGGTTTGTTGAAAAAGCAGACGATGCAAGAAAAGCTCAAGTTTTAGCAGAAAAATTGATTATATTAAATATGCCAATCATGCAATTGGTTATGTACACTTGTATTGTAGCTGTACTTTGGTTTGGCGGTAATATGGTTATTGACGGTAGTTTTGAAATAGGTGTACTGACAGGTTTTATCAATTACATCACACAAATTTTAATGGCATTAATGATGTTATCTATGGTTTTTATAATGATCGTTATTTCTAAAGCCTCTGTGACACGTATAATAGAAGTGCTTGAAGATGACGTTGATTTAAAAGAAACCACTACAGATTCAAGCATAGATTTAAAAGACAGTAGCATTGAATTTAAAAATGTTAATTTCAGTTATGGAAGGGATAAAGATAATTTAACTTTAGAAAATATCAATATAAAAATTAATTCAGGTGAAACCATTGGTATTGTAGGTGGAACAGGTTCTGCAAAAACCACTTTGGTACAACTTATTCCTAGGCTATATGATGTGTTAAAAGGTGAAGTTATTGTAGGTGGCCATAATGTGAAAGATTATGGATTTGAAACATTACGTAATGAAGTAGGAATGGTACTACAAAACAATGTGCTATTTTCAGGAACCATAAAAGAGAACTTAAAATGGGGTAATGAAAAAGCTTCAGATGAGGAAATAATAGAAGCTTGTCAATGGGCAAAAGCTCATGAGTTTATTATGTCTTTTCCAAAGGGATATAAAACGGACTTAGGACAAGGTGGCGTAAATGTTTCAGGAGGACAGAAACAAAGATTATGTATAGCAAGAGCATTGTTAAAAAAGCCAAAAATAATTATATTAGACGATTCAACAAGCGCAGTGGATACAGCCACAGACAGTGCCATTCGTAAAGCTTTTAGAGAACAGTTAAAAGGAACAACAAAACTTATTATTGCACAGAGGATTACTTCTATTGAAGATGCCCATCGAATCATTGTACTCAATGATGGTAAAATAAACGGTTTTGACAGCCATGATAACTTATTGAAACATAATGAAATATACCAAGAGATTTATGAATCTCAACAGAAAGGGGTGTAG
- a CDS encoding bacterial Ig-like domain-containing protein: MSKIKRVFGLVMSLVLVFSSFSLTTFAQEEGTFEDMINVSSDWEARVFGDNGGQSNYTSENFDITENEDNTVTMRVSNNRGKIASNSEGIAYYFQELPEDANFELSASVQVDSWEANNQVSFGIMARSNVMEDHINDGSFTGDYVSVGAIDQEMKGFYKSGDSQQKNGYEFEDALLPSPGEEYELSLQKSGDIFSLTVNGETKILDEFDKALNYVGLYVSRNTAVTFSNVRLNIEGQVELGDYENSFFGDIGGQSNVTEEKYEITELDENALRMRVSENSGKIASSSEGIAYYFKEVPPSANYEITTNVKVEDWTANNQVGFGIMLRGDVLYDISDGSHTSDYIAVGAIDQEMKGFFKQGDSQQKNGYEFENALLPAPGEEYELSLQKSGDVYILEVDGETQIVQEFDGMMNFAGFFVSRNATVEFTDFDIQVDNRVVEDIIVDTSNMDTEFLLEQELDLTGINVTAIYTDGSQSQLSESDFIVTGYDSSEVGTTTVTLNHNGQLAEVDFEIIPLTATALNVIYYPAKTDYYMGDTFDPEGFVVEAVYNDGYKVEEITEENYNIAVEGEVAEEGYVFESAGEKEVTVISTETPETTTTITVNVSDAELTNLEVTSMPEKTLYFLDDALELEGLVVYATYDDGNEVRLMRDEFEVSDLNTATAGNKTLTVSHKDLTTTFNLEVKARELVGIEVTEYPQTTYTIGEDFDSTGMEISAVYDNLDKELLDADEFTVDTDAFDNSSAGVYEIVISSSVGNVVLPVTVREETAIEWNSIIFGQSISEDKNEVNIKEDGTIELFAEGNAGKITGDHDGISYYYTVVDANEDNFTVSADVKVIEYAKDPHDGQESFGIMARDAIGTHLDSSVFAGNLAAVGGFSGGTRDPNGTQLFIRKGVIATDGSDFLEDSGRFSKMIEEVRPATENTYPEQDYRLTLSKTNSGFVGQLNNGEEVMFFEPDILTLQDEDQIYVGFYAAREAHIEVSNIEMDITAAATDAPRVYPPAEAIEPEFEIVSLERTSETDFDFMLESNVDGIAIIKQGHDVIGQDLEVTANEKFVLPTEIDAMDKTNFSVTFLPDDTQFLTDYDKMVQNFTVEHRTYVEDGDIYVSPEGTIDGEGTRENPLDLDTAIDFVRPGQRIMLMDGHYMRETRFEIKKYNDGTPTQMKYLFAEPGTNPVIDADRRVEGGLLSGDYWYIRGVDFARSSGNSHGFRIGGNHNIIENSRFYENGDTGLQISRTDDAPNIEDWPSYNLILNSVAFDNRDPSGNNADGFAAKLTSGYGNVFKGCIAHNNIDDGWDLYTKVGDGEIGPVTIIDSIAYNNGVLTDGTIGNGKNGFKLGGEGVNVPHVLKNSVAFGQAENGITSNSNPGLIVEDSLSFNNGRNVYLYTYTNIETDFQVDGLVSVQDDPENASADSYPENIEADNNYLFDGEKSVNASGEELAITQEDIDKLNNLAELIRDERGNINWDDFYEIVGPFIQ; encoded by the coding sequence ATGTCAAAGATTAAGAGAGTATTTGGTTTAGTAATGTCTCTTGTGTTAGTGTTTTCTTCATTTTCACTAACAACATTTGCACAAGAGGAAGGCACGTTTGAGGATATGATTAACGTGTCAAGTGATTGGGAAGCTAGAGTTTTTGGAGACAATGGCGGACAATCTAATTATACAAGTGAGAATTTTGATATCACAGAAAATGAAGACAACACAGTAACAATGAGGGTATCTAATAACAGAGGTAAAATAGCAAGTAATTCAGAAGGTATTGCTTATTATTTCCAAGAGTTGCCAGAAGATGCTAACTTTGAATTAAGCGCTAGCGTACAAGTGGATAGTTGGGAAGCCAACAATCAAGTTTCATTTGGGATTATGGCTAGAAGCAATGTAATGGAAGATCATATTAATGATGGTTCTTTTACAGGAGATTATGTATCTGTTGGTGCCATTGACCAAGAGATGAAAGGTTTTTATAAATCAGGAGATAGCCAACAAAAGAATGGATACGAATTTGAAGATGCATTATTACCTTCTCCAGGAGAAGAATATGAATTATCTCTTCAAAAATCAGGAGATATTTTCTCATTAACCGTTAATGGAGAAACAAAAATTTTAGATGAGTTTGATAAAGCATTAAATTATGTTGGGCTTTATGTTTCAAGAAACACAGCAGTGACATTTAGTAATGTAAGACTTAATATTGAAGGACAAGTTGAACTTGGGGATTATGAGAACAGCTTTTTTGGAGATATTGGTGGACAAAGTAATGTAACAGAAGAAAAGTATGAGATTACTGAGTTAGATGAAAATGCTTTAAGAATGAGAGTTTCAGAGAATAGTGGTAAAATAGCAAGTAGTTCAGAAGGAATTGCTTATTACTTTAAAGAAGTACCGCCTAGTGCAAACTATGAAATTACCACAAATGTAAAAGTTGAAGACTGGACAGCTAATAACCAAGTTGGTTTTGGTATTATGCTAAGAGGCGATGTATTATATGATATAAGTGATGGCAGTCACACAAGTGATTATATTGCAGTAGGTGCAATTGATCAAGAAATGAAAGGATTTTTTAAACAAGGCGATAGCCAACAAAAAAATGGATATGAATTTGAAAACGCACTATTACCTGCACCTGGAGAAGAATATGAATTGTCTTTACAAAAATCAGGTGATGTGTATATCTTAGAAGTTGATGGAGAAACTCAAATCGTACAAGAATTTGATGGAATGATGAACTTTGCAGGTTTCTTTGTATCTAGAAATGCTACTGTAGAATTTACTGACTTTGATATTCAAGTAGATAACAGAGTGGTAGAAGATATTATTGTAGATACAAGTAATATGGATACAGAGTTTTTATTAGAACAAGAATTAGATTTAACAGGAATTAATGTAACAGCTATATATACAGATGGTAGTCAATCACAATTATCAGAATCTGATTTTATTGTAACAGGATATGATAGTAGTGAAGTAGGAACAACAACTGTAACCTTAAATCATAATGGTCAATTAGCAGAAGTTGATTTTGAAATTATACCATTAACAGCAACAGCTTTAAATGTTATTTACTATCCAGCAAAAACAGATTATTATATGGGAGATACATTTGATCCAGAAGGATTTGTTGTAGAAGCTGTATATAATGATGGTTACAAAGTAGAAGAAATAACAGAAGAAAATTATAACATAGCAGTTGAAGGTGAAGTTGCAGAAGAAGGTTATGTATTTGAAAGTGCAGGAGAAAAAGAAGTTACTGTAATTTCAACAGAAACACCTGAGACAACAACAACAATCACTGTTAATGTATCAGATGCAGAATTGACGAATTTAGAAGTAACATCTATGCCAGAAAAGACGTTGTATTTCTTAGACGACGCGTTAGAGCTCGAAGGGCTAGTTGTATACGCTACGTACGATGATGGTAATGAAGTAAGACTTATGAGAGATGAGTTTGAGGTATCTGATTTAAATACAGCTACAGCTGGAAATAAAACATTAACAGTAAGCCATAAAGATTTAACAACTACATTTAATCTTGAGGTTAAAGCAAGAGAATTAGTTGGAATAGAAGTGACAGAGTATCCACAAACAACTTATACAATCGGGGAAGACTTCGACTCAACAGGAATGGAAATTTCCGCAGTGTACGATAATTTAGATAAAGAATTGCTTGATGCAGATGAGTTTACAGTAGATACAGATGCATTTGATAATTCAAGTGCAGGTGTTTATGAGATCGTTATTTCTTCAAGTGTAGGGAATGTGGTTCTTCCTGTAACTGTAAGAGAAGAAACGGCAATAGAATGGAATAGCATTATATTCGGACAATCTATTTCAGAAGATAAAAATGAAGTAAATATTAAAGAAGATGGAACCATAGAACTTTTTGCAGAGGGTAATGCAGGTAAAATTACAGGTGACCATGATGGTATTTCATATTATTATACAGTAGTTGATGCCAATGAAGATAACTTTACTGTATCAGCAGATGTAAAAGTAATTGAATATGCAAAAGACCCACATGATGGACAAGAGTCATTTGGTATTATGGCAAGAGATGCAATTGGTACCCACTTAGATTCAAGTGTTTTTGCAGGCAACTTAGCAGCAGTAGGTGGATTCAGTGGTGGTACAAGAGATCCTAATGGTACACAACTATTCATTAGAAAAGGTGTTATTGCAACAGATGGATCAGATTTCCTTGAAGACTCTGGAAGATTCAGTAAAATGATTGAAGAAGTAAGACCAGCTACTGAAAACACTTATCCTGAACAAGATTATAGATTGACTTTATCTAAAACAAATAGTGGATTTGTAGGTCAATTAAATAATGGCGAAGAAGTGATGTTCTTTGAGCCAGACATATTAACATTACAAGATGAAGATCAAATATATGTTGGATTCTATGCAGCAAGAGAAGCCCATATAGAAGTAAGTAATATTGAAATGGATATAACAGCGGCTGCAACAGATGCGCCAAGAGTGTATCCACCAGCAGAAGCGATCGAACCAGAATTTGAAATCGTTTCTCTTGAAAGAACATCAGAAACAGATTTTGACTTTATGTTAGAATCTAATGTAGATGGTATAGCAATTATTAAACAAGGTCACGATGTAATCGGTCAAGACTTAGAAGTAACTGCAAATGAAAAGTTTGTATTACCAACAGAAATAGATGCAATGGATAAAACAAACTTTAGTGTAACATTCTTACCAGATGATACACAATTCTTAACAGATTATGACAAAATGGTACAGAATTTTACCGTTGAACACAGAACGTATGTAGAAGATGGAGATATTTATGTATCACCAGAAGGAACAATAGATGGAGAAGGAACAAGAGAAAATCCTCTTGATCTTGATACAGCAATTGATTTTGTAAGACCAGGTCAAAGAATAATGTTAATGGATGGTCATTACATGAGAGAAACGCGATTTGAAATTAAAAAGTACAATGATGGTACGCCAACACAAATGAAATATTTATTTGCAGAGCCAGGTACAAATCCTGTAATTGACGCAGATAGAAGAGTTGAAGGCGGATTGTTAAGTGGTGATTACTGGTATATTAGAGGTGTAGACTTTGCACGATCATCTGGTAACTCACATGGGTTTAGAATAGGTGGTAACCATAATATTATTGAGAATTCAAGATTCTATGAAAATGGTGATACAGGATTACAGATCAGTAGAACAGATGATGCACCAAACATAGAAGATTGGCCATCTTACAATCTTATTTTAAACAGTGTTGCATTTGATAACCGTGACCCTTCTGGAAATAATGCAGATGGTTTTGCAGCAAAATTAACTTCTGGATATGGTAACGTATTCAAAGGTTGTATAGCACACAATAACATTGATGACGGTTGGGATTTATACACAAAAGTCGGTGATGGTGAAATAGGACCAGTAACAATAATTGATAGTATTGCTTACAATAATGGTGTATTAACAGATGGAACAATTGGAAATGGTAAAAATGGATTTAAACTTGGTGGTGAAGGTGTGAATGTTCCACATGTTCTTAAAAACAGTGTGGCATTTGGACAAGCTGAAAATGGTATTACAAGTAACAGTAATCCAGGTTTAATTGTAGAAGATAGTTTATCTTTCAATAATGGTAGAAATGTATATTTATATACCTATACTAATATTGAAACAGACTTCCAAGTAGACGGATTGGTTTCAGTACAAGACGATCCAGAAAATGCATCAGCAGATTCCTACCCAGAAAATATAGAAGCAGACAATAACTATTTA
- a CDS encoding VOC family protein: MKFCWCTITVSNLEESVKFYEEIVGISVNKRLSIPNGEIIFLGDGETKIELVYNTENKGVQVGNNISLGFEVKSVEDKIDFVNKKGIKVEAGPIQPTPQIKFFFIKDPNGVKIQFVEHL, from the coding sequence ATGAAATTTTGTTGGTGCACGATTACAGTTTCTAATTTAGAAGAATCTGTAAAGTTTTATGAAGAAATTGTAGGGATTTCAGTAAACAAAAGGCTTTCTATACCTAATGGTGAGATTATATTTTTAGGAGATGGAGAAACAAAAATTGAACTGGTTTATAATACGGAAAATAAGGGTGTTCAAGTTGGTAATAACATTTCTTTAGGATTTGAAGTGAAGTCAGTTGAAGATAAAATTGATTTTGTTAATAAAAAAGGTATAAAAGTTGAAGCTGGCCCTATACAGCCTACTCCACAAATAAAATTCTTTTTTATAAAAGATCCTAATGGTGTTAAAATACAGTTTGTAGAGCATTTATAA
- a CDS encoding MarR family winged helix-turn-helix transcriptional regulator has protein sequence MINDYILLMRLVYLALEKGKNKHFEKYNVTSSQGDVLFFLYCNKENQSINQKYIEEHLHLANPTVTGILKRLEEKGFIKRIKSKKDARNKIIKLTQLSYDFFEEVLKLKTDVEKMMLSGMDEEEKKQFLILLNKVFENIVQC, from the coding sequence GTGATAAACGATTATATATTGTTAATGAGATTGGTTTATTTGGCATTAGAAAAAGGAAAAAATAAACATTTTGAAAAATATAATGTGACTTCTTCTCAAGGAGATGTTCTTTTTTTTCTGTATTGCAATAAAGAAAATCAATCCATTAACCAAAAATACATTGAAGAACATTTGCACCTTGCTAATCCAACAGTCACAGGAATATTAAAGCGCTTAGAAGAAAAAGGTTTTATTAAAAGAATAAAAAGCAAAAAAGATGCTAGAAACAAAATCATTAAGTTAACCCAATTGAGTTATGATTTTTTTGAAGAAGTACTTAAATTAAAAACTGATGTAGAAAAAATGATGTTAAGTGGTATGGATGAAGAAGAAAAAAAACAATTCCTTATTTTATTAAACAAAGTATTTGAAAACATTGTACAGTGCTAG
- a CDS encoding ABC transporter ATP-binding protein — translation MSKMSIKSKVTRKPNDALKTIKRILAYLSEYKLSLIVVFICIVLSALAQVIGISFLKVITDNYLTPMLNEYDSTLMMGFIRIIIFMAAVFLIGAISTYVFSRVMLRVSTKTLYNIRVQLFSKMQSLPIKYFDTHTHGDLMSLYTNDIDTLRQMLSNSVANFISAIITITGVFVMMVYFSWELTLIVILMIFIMLRTVKVVGGKSASFFVKQQQELGAVNGYIEEMIEGQKVVKVFSYEDQAKANFKKLNDSLCEAATSANGFANILMPILNNMSYVNYGVTAIAGGAMVLTGRLSLGVVVAFLQFTRTFSQPISQISQQLNVVLTALAGAERIFKVLDEKPEEDTGYVTLVNAKILDNGEIIEVKERTGVWAWKHPHKDGTVSYTQVKGDIVFDQVVFGYDEDEPVLKGISLYAKPGQKIALVGSTGAGKTTITNLINRFYDVPEGKIRYDGININKIKKSDLRRSLSMVLQDTHLFTGTVMDNIRYGKLDATDEEVIAAAKLANAHTFIKHLPQGYDTVLTSDGHNLSQGQRQLLSIARAAVANPPVLILDEATSSIDTRTERLIQKGMNRLMEGRTAFIIAHRLSTIRNSDAIMVLEHGEIIERGNHEELIEQKGRYYQLASGMFELS, via the coding sequence ATGTCAAAAATGTCGATAAAGTCAAAAGTTACTCGAAAACCAAATGATGCACTCAAAACCATAAAAAGAATTTTAGCCTATCTCAGTGAATATAAACTCAGCCTAATCGTCGTTTTTATTTGTATTGTACTCAGTGCACTTGCACAAGTTATCGGTATATCCTTTTTGAAAGTGATTACAGATAATTATTTGACACCCATGCTTAATGAATATGATTCCACTTTAATGATGGGGTTTATAAGGATTATAATCTTTATGGCAGCGGTTTTCTTGATAGGTGCCATTTCAACATATGTATTTAGTAGAGTGATGTTAAGGGTATCTACAAAAACCCTATATAATATAAGGGTCCAGTTGTTTTCTAAAATGCAGTCTTTGCCAATAAAATACTTTGACACTCACACACATGGAGATTTAATGAGTTTGTATACCAATGACATTGATACGCTGCGTCAGATGCTTTCTAATAGCGTAGCCAATTTTATTTCTGCGATTATAACCATAACAGGGGTTTTCGTAATGATGGTATACTTTAGTTGGGAACTGACTTTAATTGTCATATTAATGATTTTCATTATGCTACGAACGGTTAAAGTAGTAGGTGGAAAAAGCGCTAGCTTTTTTGTTAAGCAACAACAAGAATTAGGTGCTGTTAATGGATATATAGAAGAAATGATTGAAGGACAAAAAGTCGTAAAGGTTTTTTCTTATGAAGACCAAGCAAAAGCAAATTTTAAAAAACTCAATGACAGTTTATGTGAAGCAGCTACTAGTGCAAATGGTTTTGCAAATATTTTAATGCCTATACTCAATAATATGTCCTATGTCAATTACGGTGTTACAGCAATAGCAGGTGGTGCAATGGTTCTTACAGGTAGACTGAGCTTAGGCGTTGTCGTTGCTTTTTTACAATTTACAAGAACATTTTCACAACCCATATCTCAAATTTCTCAACAGCTTAATGTTGTATTGACTGCATTGGCAGGGGCTGAGAGAATATTTAAAGTATTAGATGAAAAACCAGAAGAAGATACAGGTTATGTGACATTAGTCAATGCAAAAATCTTAGATAATGGTGAAATAATTGAAGTAAAAGAACGCACAGGCGTTTGGGCGTGGAAACATCCTCATAAAGATGGCACAGTATCCTATACACAAGTGAAAGGCGATATTGTGTTTGATCAAGTTGTTTTTGGTTATGACGAAGATGAACCTGTTTTAAAAGGCATTTCCCTCTATGCAAAACCCGGTCAGAAAATTGCTTTAGTAGGGTCAACTGGTGCAGGGAAAACAACAATTACCAACTTGATTAATCGTTTTTACGATGTTCCAGAAGGCAAGATACGATATGACGGTATTAATATTAATAAAATTAAAAAATCCGATTTAAGACGTTCTTTATCAATGGTGTTGCAAGATACCCATTTGTTTACCGGTACGGTTATGGATAATATTAGATATGGTAAGTTAGATGCTACAGATGAAGAAGTGATTGCTGCTGCAAAATTAGCCAACGCTCATACCTTTATTAAACATTTGCCACAAGGTTATGATACAGTTCTTACTTCAGATGGTCATAATTTATCACAAGGTCAAAGACAACTTTTATCTATTGCAAGAGCTGCTGTAGCGAATCCGCCGGTTCTCATTCTTGATGAAGCAACATCTTCTATAGATACCAGAACAGAACGCTTAATTCAAAAAGGCATGAACCGTTTAATGGAAGGAAGAACAGCTTTTATCATAGCACATAGATTATCTACCATTCGAAATTCAGACGCTATTATGGTGCTAGAACATGGAGAAATTATTGAGCGAGGCAATCATGAAGAATTGATTGAACAAAAAGGAAGATATTATCAGTTGGCTTCAGGAATGTTTGAGCTTTCTTAA